From Bos indicus isolate NIAB-ARS_2022 breed Sahiwal x Tharparkar chromosome X, NIAB-ARS_B.indTharparkar_mat_pri_1.0, whole genome shotgun sequence:
TGGGGGGCACAGCTTGGGCAGCATTTGAGGGCCCCACTTCCCATCCCCCCACCAGATATAATATACACCCTCCCTGCCACGTTAAAGGATGGTACAAGGTGGCAGGGCCTGCCACGGAATGGTTGGCTGTCAGTGCAGGAGGAATGGTGGGGTAAAGGGTAGGCAGAAGGTACACTAGGCTCGGCCAGGTCAGAGGACCACTGACGCGGGTGAGATGCCAGTGCTGTCCAGACCTGCCTTCCACACAAGCCCTCAGTCTCCCTTGTCTCCTCTTTGTCTCTTCCACCCTCATCCCCCAGGACAGGAAAAGGAGGGGACATCTCAACATGGAAAAACTGCaatgaaaatgaaggaaagttGGAAAGTGAGGGAAAGCCAGAAGATGAAGTAGAGCCTGAAAATGAAGGAAAgtcagatgagaaagaaaagccGGAAGTGGAGGGGAAGTCAGAATAGGAATGAGAGCTCCAGAATGAGGGACAGCCAGACGATGAGAGACAACCCGCACATGAGGGACAACCAGCAGatgaggggaagaaagaaaagcagggcAAGTTCGAAGCTGAGGGAAACCCACTCAAGAAGGGCAAGCCAGAGTCCCAGGCAAAGTCAGAGAGCCAGTCACGTGCTGCTGAAGAGCGCCCTGCTGAAGATTATGTGCCccagaaggcaaaaagaaaaacggACAGGATTCCCCCAAGGACTATCAGGACAACTTACAGGAAAGGCATCTGGGAGGTGAGGAGATAATCAGAGAATGTGAAGATCTGTCAACGGCTCAGCTTCAAGAGctaaggaaaagacagaaaatgggTGGATTTCATTGGATACAAAAGAAATGTACAGGATCCATTCACCCCAAGGGGCAATGGGGTGTCAAGGGAATGAAGGGAGGAGCCAAAGGGGCATACATGATATCCCATATCTTTAATGCCTTGGCATTTGATTCTGGTTTCTTTGATGAGAATATCACTGACCCTGCTTTCCCTGGCAGTCACTTGTCAGGCTCTGTGTTTTATCCTCAAGCTGATACTTTGCTTAGGTGTCACTGTCCTTACCAGCAGCCATTTGATCCAACTACAGTGCTCTGTGTTTCAGTAGGGGGTTTTCACTCACTTTCATGGAAGAGATGTTCATGGTACACTGTAAAAAGAGCAATAAAAAAACACTTTTCAGAACCAAATGTATAGTATCAAACCAGTTttgtaaaagggcttccctggtggctcagactgtaaagaatttgcctgcaatgcgagagacctgagtttgatccctaggtctggaagatccccctaaggaggaaatggctacccactccagtattcttgcctggcaaatcccatggacagagaaacctggtgggctacagcccatgggatcgcaaagagtcagacatgactgagcgactaacactcttcACTTTGTAAAAGTAGTAAATGTTTGCGTAATGCATTTGTGCACAGAGAAAACCATGAAAACTAAAAACTAGGTGATAGTTTTTTCCTGCATTGTAGCCAGAAAATAGGTCTTGCCTGTACTCAAAGATGAGTCCAATCCTCAGATGGTACCTCCATGCCATTCCTCCACAAGTATGTCCATCGATGTTTTCCCCTAGTTGTAACCACGTCAGTGGGCACTGGCAGCCCTTCTCCTGGGTCCTCTACCATCCTATGGCTCCTCCCAACATGTGTGATTCTTTTTCCTGTCTTTGCTCACTCATCTCTACTTTTTCTTAAATGATGTTTGTCATaataaaaaaattcctagaaatcaatacatgataaaaaaaaattgaaatgttcaGTGAGCTTATGAGGGCAATGAAGATTCCTGTTGTCAGACTGTAAAATGATAAGTAAAACATTACATCTAGGACTCatagctagaggaatcaacctgacaGTTACAACAGATCCACGTGCTCTAAAGGTCAGTCttgtcatctgtgaaatgggaataaaactTGCCTCACAATCTGCTGAGTGGACCAGATGAGGTACTGGATATGTTAGCTCTGTTGGGAGAGCTCCTTTGTCGCAGTAGGACTCTGAACCTTGTCAGACACTCAGGAGAGAGCTGAGGGTAGGTCTCACCAATGCCTAGCAACAAGTCTAAGCAGCTGAGAAGAGACTGCCACTCTTCTCTGGATACTACCATATCTGCTGGGCATGGCTGCTCTGCCGGACCCTGTACCCTCTGCTGACAGGTATTGATATGATGGAGTCCTTATGGTGACAAAGCTCCTCTGGTTCCCTTTAGTCCCCAAAGGGTCAAAGCCCCTATCTGACTTCTATAGGAATGTGGGTAAATTCCCTCTCCCAACTTCAGAGTTGTATCTACCCTCGTGGCATTGCCCCAGGGCAGTTTGGGCTCCATTATATTACATAGTTCTTAGCAAAGTAGTCATTAACAATttagttcattttatatttgcttaTAGTAGTTTCTTATCTCTTACAGGACTCATATATTTTGGGTCCCCTGGGGATTGTATCCTGAGACACATCTATGGATGAAACAGTGGATAATTATTTGAACTACACACCACAGTACCTCAGGGAAGCCATATCTAAATTTATATACCATTCTTAGTGTGAATTTTCTCTCTAAAAAGTCTCCTGGTTGGTTTCCTACACAAATTCAAAGGACTTGTCCACACATAATCAGAGAGGGTTACACAAGTGAGTTTCAAACTGA
This genomic window contains:
- the LOC109554828 gene encoding LOW QUALITY PROTEIN: transcription elongation factor A protein-like 3 (The sequence of the model RefSeq protein was modified relative to this genomic sequence to represent the inferred CDS: inserted 1 base in 1 codon; deleted 1 base in 1 codon; substituted 2 bases at 2 genomic stop codons), which encodes MNVENGEARRGQVAPAVQTCLPHKPSVSLVSSLSLPPSSPRTGKGGDISTWKNCNENEGKLESEGKPEDEVEPENEGKSDEKEKPEVEGKSEXEXELQNEGQPDDERQPAHEGQPADEGKKEKQGKFEAEGNPLKKGKPESQAKSESQSRAAEERPAEDYVPQKAKRKTDXDSPKDYQDNLQERHLGGEEIIRECEDLSTAQLQELRKRQKMGGFHWIQRNVQDPFTPRGNGVSRE